ATTGATCTGGCCACGCCGGGTCTTTGCGATGATCATCTCGTTGTCGGCGATACCGAGTGCTTTGGCATCATCGACATTGATCTCGATCCACCCGGTGGGCTGTTCGCTGTCAAGTGATGCGGAACGCCGGGTCATACCACCGGTGTGCCAGTGGAATAAGCTTCGGCCGGTCGTCAGGATGAACGGATACTCGGCGTCAGGAACCTCTGCCGGCGGCTTGAACGTGATCGCCGTCATCAGACCCTTGCCGTCGGGCATGACCGGGGCAAATGCCGTGGTATGCAGGATCGGGGTACCCGGGTGGTCGGCTGCAGGGCAGGGCCACTGAAGCGCTTCGGGTTTGTTGAGACGCTCATAGGACATACCGGCATAGGACGGGGTCAGGCTGGTGATCTCGTTGAAGATATCTTCAGCAGACTGCCAGGCGAACTGCTCGGCATAGCCCATCTTTGCGGCAACCTCGGCGATGATCTGCCAGTCGAGTTTTGCCTGGCCGGGGGCTTCCTGTGCCTTTCTGAGACGCTGGACACGACGCTCGGTCGAGACCTGGACACCATCCTTCTCGGCAAAGCAGGTGGCGGGGAGGACGACATCGGCCATCTCGGCGGTCTCGGTCATGAAGATATCCTGGACGACGAGGAACTCAAGCTTCTCAAGCGCATCCTTCACATGGGAGAGGTTGGCATCAGAGAGCATCGGGTTCTCGCCCATGATGTACATGCCCTTGAGTTCACCAGGCTTCTCATTGAGCGTCTTGAGCATGATGGTGACCTCATAGCCGTTCTCGGGTTTGCAGATACCGTCCGAAAAGCCCCAGGCATCGGAGAACTTCTTGTGGGCAGCTTCATCGATGACCTTCTGGTAGCCGGTGAAGACGACAGGGAGACAGCCCATGTCACAGGCGCCCTGGACATTGTTCTGGCCACGGAGCGGGTTCACACCGGTGCCGGGACGGCCGATGTTGCCGGTCAGCATGGCAAGGTTTGCAATGGATTTGACGTTGTCAACACCGGTGGTGTGCTGTGTGATACCCATTGAGAAGATAACCGAGGAGGCGCCGCTTGTGGCATACCATTCGGCGGCCTGCTTCAGCTGGGCGGCGGGGATGCCGGAGATGGTCTCGACGTTCTCAAGCGAGTATTCGGGCTTCATGACTTCGCCTTTCAGGGCATCATACTCGACACACCGCTTCTCGATGAACTCCTTGTTCTCCCAGCCGTTTTTGATGATCTCCTGCATCATCGCGTTGAAGATGGCGACATCGGTCCCGCTCCGAAACTGCATATACATGTCAGCCTGCTTGCCGGTCGGGGTGAGACGGGGGTCGGCGTAGATCACCTTACCGCCGTTCTTCCGGGCACGGGCGACACTCCGGCCGATGAGCGGGTGCTGCTCATAGGTGTTGCTCCCGATGATGAAGATGCACTTCGATTCGGCGATGTCGGCGATCGAGTTGGTCATTGCACCGGAGCCAAACGTTGTTGCAAGGCCGGCAACGGAGGAGGAGTGGCAGAGACGGGCACAGTGGTCGATGTGCGTCGTCTTCAGGGCACCACGGGCGAACTTCATGATCGCGTAGTTGTCCTCGTTGCTGACACGGGCAGAGGCAAGGACGCCAACCTCGCTCGGCTGGTACGATTTCAGCTTGCTGGCGATGAGCTCGTATGCCTCGTCCCAGCTGGCTTCGACGAACTTCCCGTCCTTCTTGATGAGCGGGGTGGTCAGCCGGTCTTCACTGTTGATGAACTCGTGCGCATAGACGCCCTTTGGACAGAGCTTCCCCTCGTTGACGGGGGAGCGCTGGTACGGGGCGACGCCCACGACCTTGCCGTCGTTGACGACCAGGTTCATGCTGCAGCCTGTCCCGCAGTACGGGCAGGTGGTTTGTACATATTTCATTGCCATGGTTAAACCTCGGACAAATAAGTGGTGCAATATTCATGGCTTAAATATGTTGATTTGAATTTTAGTTGATTAATGGAGCTCTTTTCGGTAATAACCCGTTACATTAACCCGATTATCACATTGATGTTTTTTGTTTTATATATAACGAACATATAGCCGCTCAAGGACCAGAAGCGATCATCAGACCGAAGAGAAGG
The sequence above is drawn from the Methanocalculus alkaliphilus genome and encodes:
- the fdhF gene encoding formate dehydrogenase subunit alpha, with amino-acid sequence MAMKYVQTTCPYCGTGCSMNLVVNDGKVVGVAPYQRSPVNEGKLCPKGVYAHEFINSEDRLTTPLIKKDGKFVEASWDEAYELIASKLKSYQPSEVGVLASARVSNEDNYAIMKFARGALKTTHIDHCARLCHSSSVAGLATTFGSGAMTNSIADIAESKCIFIIGSNTYEQHPLIGRSVARARKNGGKVIYADPRLTPTGKQADMYMQFRSGTDVAIFNAMMQEIIKNGWENKEFIEKRCVEYDALKGEVMKPEYSLENVETISGIPAAQLKQAAEWYATSGASSVIFSMGITQHTTGVDNVKSIANLAMLTGNIGRPGTGVNPLRGQNNVQGACDMGCLPVVFTGYQKVIDEAAHKKFSDAWGFSDGICKPENGYEVTIMLKTLNEKPGELKGMYIMGENPMLSDANLSHVKDALEKLEFLVVQDIFMTETAEMADVVLPATCFAEKDGVQVSTERRVQRLRKAQEAPGQAKLDWQIIAEVAAKMGYAEQFAWQSAEDIFNEITSLTPSYAGMSYERLNKPEALQWPCPAADHPGTPILHTTAFAPVMPDGKGLMTAITFKPPAEVPDAEYPFILTTGRSLFHWHTGGMTRRSASLDSEQPTGWIEINVDDAKALGIADNEMIIAKTRRGQINVPARVTKDIMKGVMFMPFHFAECAANVLTNDALDPISKIPEFKACAVAVEKIKEA